AGCTTCTTCGCGAGTTTGTTCAGGGAGTCGACCGCTCTGTTCTCCCCCGACATATCCCTATTTTGTTTCTTAGATTTCACCTGTTTTTCCTCCCTTCTTGATCACACTAATTTGCTCTGGATGACACCGTCGGCGAGATCCGGCGAAGCCACAGGGCCAAGGTCGCAGCCACCCAGACAGTGTACGCATCATAAAACATTCCCTTGGATTTGTATCGAACATATGCTTCACGCACAGTCCCAACGTCCAAATACTGATCGACGGACTCCAGATCATTCCAAATCACCTTTTCAAGAAGTTTTTCCTCGAAATGCAGCAGTGGGAGGAAAAACTCTCCACTAAGATTAGCCTTGACATTTCGCCACTGGACCTTCTCGGGAAGAATGCCATCCATGGCGCGACGAAGAATCATTTTGGTCCACCCTTCGCGTATCTTTTGGTCAGGTGGTAAAGCAAGGGAGAATTCCACTAACCGCTTATCAAAAAAGGGGTGGCGAGCTTCGATTGAAAATGTGGCAGCAGTCCTGTCGTACAATTCCATCGCAAATGGAATGCTACTCGAGTTAAGCGAATGCCAGTGCTCTTTTCTTAATTGCCCGAGCAGTCCCTCCTGATTTCTCCGCTGGTCCAGTCGCTGCGCCTGCCTGGTTCGACGACGAAAATGAGGGGTCATCATCTTCCTGCCGGCCCATGCCGGACCACCGGCCCCGCGCATGGACGTCCAAGCTCTTTTCATAGCGTCTGGGAGAAGAGGATACACGCCATGGCTCAGAATGACCCTCCCAGGTGCCGAATTTAGGCGCCTGGAAAGTGCTGCCAACTCCCTGGAAACGCTCCTCCATCTTTCTGTGAGCAGGAGGATCAACAGGTGATTCTCGCGCCTGTGTGACAGAGCGACATCACCGTCGGCTCCATCCAAGAGCACGCGGACCCCTTGCTTTTGGGCAGCACTGTACATAATCCGAACTATGAAGAGAGAAGTTGCATCGAAAGGTTCATCTTGACTCCAAGCGACCTGCTCCAAGTCAGTCATAAAGGAGTTCAGGCTGTCGGGCCGGATGATGTGGGGTTCAATTCCACCCATGCGGATGACTTCACCTATAAATGGACTCTCGCCACATTTGGATGGGTTGACGGATACACCCGAGAATGTGTGGAAATCTTGATTGGTCTCGTTTGCCGACAATTCCCTCGCAACGCAGACGACCGAGGAGGAGTCCAGGCCCCCACTCAACATTGATCCTACCGGAAAGGCGCTGCGTAAACGGCAGCGCACGGCCTCAACAAAAATTTCGCGAAATGCCTCAACGTAATCCTTGTCTGATCCTAGCCGGACTTCGCGGGAAGGGTCAAGTGACCAGTAGATTTGTACTTTCGCCATCTTACGGTCTGTAGTCATAAAGTGTCCTGGAGGGAGCCGAAATATATTATGATAGAAGGTCGGAGTTTTGTGTTCCCATTCGGTCTCCTCAAGGTACTCTCTAATTCTCACTTCGTTGAGACGGCGTGGTACTTCAGGAACACAAAGCAGCCCTTTGATTTCTGAGGCGAAGACGAACACCTGGCCAGGCTTGTGATAGTAATAAAGCGGTTTGACACCAAAATGATCTCTTGCACAGAAGAGAAGCTGCCTTCGTTCATTCCATATGACGAAGGCAAAGTCACCTATAAGCTTATCAAGGCAGCTCTCACCCCAGTGTTCGTAGGCTGCCAAGATTAGTTCACTGTCCGTGATCCCACTATTATGGACAATGTTGGCGCCCAAGAGGTTCAAAAGGTCGGCCCGATTATCGATTCTGGCGTCGGCTGTAATGGTTAGGTCACCCCTATCGTTAGTTAGTGGCAGTCTCTCCTGCAGAGATTCAGGCGTTGTCCACAACATTTGGTGGCACAGGCCCACGGACCCGTCATTCCATGCGCCCAAGCCATCTGGACCCCGATGTGCTAGCTTTTCCCCCATGCTTTCCAAGAGTTGAGGGTCAGCGGGCTTGCCGTCGAGGAAAAACACGCCACCGATTCCACTCACCGGATTTCCCCCTCCAGGACCAATAAAGGTGTGTATCCGGATACGTCAGTTCCGCCCATGATCACGGCATCATCTCCTTCTACCCACGCATGAGCCTTCAGTTCGCCATCGCCACCACGAGCCACACCAATGCAGACATGACCCGGTTTTCCCCACCATTCAAGCAGTACGCGCGCCGCCATGGCTTGCGCGAGGCAGTTCCGGGTGCCAAGCATGAAACGACCTACCATTTCCAGAGACCAGACGATTCGCTGTCCGGCAGATTTGATCTGCACTCCAGACGGTCGAGTGCGGATTCGCTGAAGACGAACCAGAAGATGGCACATGTTGCCAAACGATAGAAGCAAGAGGCCCAGCCTGATCACAAGAATTAGGAGTGCTGAGGAAATCAGAATGGCCTGATCAAATACGGGAAGACCCAGGAACTTACGAAGTCGTTTCATTCCTCACCTCGACGAGACCCTGCTCGACCATTTCTTGAGCCAAATCCAGAATGTCCTTCTCGCACCGCTCGGGATCCACATCATACTCTTTAGCGATAGCATCTCGTATCTCCTTGACCGAGATTTGAGACTGCAGAAGATTCCAGATGCGTGTCCCTATGGGATCCAGGCCAAAATATATACCAGATTTGAGATTGAGCATAACTGCCTCTTCTCCCAGGTCAGCGGAAACCTGATCCTTCGCAGCAACAATGATGGAATCAGCTGAAACTTTTTTCTTCATGTCCTTTTCCATCCAAAAACGCGGAAAACAACGTCTAGGACCGGTGACATACTAGTCTGCCGACAACCATAATTGTCTTGTGCATCCTATTGAGTGAACCATCTCCTGATGGTTCAGCATCATCGGGAGATGATGCAGTCCATATTTCGAATAACTAGCACGTTGTGCCGGATGACCCAGGCTAACATTTCACTTTTAATTTACACAATATTGTGTTTCGCACCATAAGCTATCCTACGAGTCCGTGACCTGGAGCACAATACTTAGGTATTTACATCAACGTCCACGTGGAAAACGGGATTTTGTTTGCTGATGTTGAAAGGGAGTTCATAAATTTAAAGTTTGTTGGAAGAATAGCACTAGAAGAGTGGACGCCCTGAAACGGAAAATACTTCTCATCTCAATATCAATAAGTTTTGCCTTTGGTCAGACTTGGCAGGTCAAAACTACAAATGGGAGAATATATAGAGACTGTATACCTGACCGGCTTGAC
The Candidatus Neomarinimicrobiota bacterium genome window above contains:
- a CDS encoding PqqD family peptide modification chaperone, which translates into the protein MKKKVSADSIIVAAKDQVSADLGEEAVMLNLKSGIYFGLDPIGTRIWNLLQSQISVKEIRDAIAKEYDVDPERCEKDILDLAQEMVEQGLVEVRNETTS
- a CDS encoding lasso peptide isopeptide bond-forming cyclase, giving the protein MSGIGGVFFLDGKPADPQLLESMGEKLAHRGPDGLGAWNDGSVGLCHQMLWTTPESLQERLPLTNDRGDLTITADARIDNRADLLNLLGANIVHNSGITDSELILAAYEHWGESCLDKLIGDFAFVIWNERRQLLFCARDHFGVKPLYYYHKPGQVFVFASEIKGLLCVPEVPRRLNEVRIREYLEETEWEHKTPTFYHNIFRLPPGHFMTTDRKMAKVQIYWSLDPSREVRLGSDKDYVEAFREIFVEAVRCRLRSAFPVGSMLSGGLDSSSVVCVARELSANETNQDFHTFSGVSVNPSKCGESPFIGEVIRMGGIEPHIIRPDSLNSFMTDLEQVAWSQDEPFDATSLFIVRIMYSAAQKQGVRVLLDGADGDVALSHRRENHLLILLLTERWRSVSRELAALSRRLNSAPGRVILSHGVYPLLPDAMKRAWTSMRGAGGPAWAGRKMMTPHFRRRTRQAQRLDQRRNQEGLLGQLRKEHWHSLNSSSIPFAMELYDRTAATFSIEARHPFFDKRLVEFSLALPPDQKIREGWTKMILRRAMDGILPEKVQWRNVKANLSGEFFLPLLHFEEKLLEKVIWNDLESVDQYLDVGTVREAYVRYKSKGMFYDAYTVWVAATLALWLRRISPTVSSRAN
- a CDS encoding lasso peptide biosynthesis B2 protein, coding for MKRLRKFLGLPVFDQAILISSALLILVIRLGLLLLSFGNMCHLLVRLQRIRTRPSGVQIKSAGQRIVWSLEMVGRFMLGTRNCLAQAMAARVLLEWWGKPGHVCIGVARGGDGELKAHAWVEGDDAVIMGGTDVSGYTPLLVLEGEIR